Proteins found in one Sporichthyaceae bacterium genomic segment:
- a CDS encoding PaaI family thioesterase — MATTSEPASLTALEAEQTITVNLPPVDHHGEVVERVGGDSIRVRLPYHPDFMGAEPWQNGGGRVFSGPTVMGFADTAMYCCVMAALGHGVIPVMANLNITFLQPAAAADLIAEARIVRHGRRLYYLECWLTSAGQDEPCAHVTSTYRIAAR; from the coding sequence ATGGCAACCACGTCCGAACCGGCGAGCCTCACCGCACTTGAGGCCGAGCAGACGATCACGGTGAACCTGCCACCAGTCGATCACCACGGCGAGGTGGTTGAGCGCGTCGGCGGGGATTCGATCCGAGTACGGCTGCCGTACCACCCGGATTTCATGGGCGCGGAGCCGTGGCAGAACGGTGGCGGGCGTGTGTTCTCCGGGCCGACGGTGATGGGCTTCGCGGACACCGCCATGTACTGCTGCGTCATGGCTGCGCTGGGGCACGGCGTGATCCCGGTGATGGCCAACCTCAACATCACCTTCCTGCAACCGGCCGCTGCGGCGGACCTGATCGCGGAGGCCAGGATCGTGCGGCACGGTCGACGGCTCTACTACCTCGAGTGCTGGCTGACCTCCGCCGGCCAGGATGAGCCCTGCGCACACGTCACCTCGACCTACCGGATCGCCGCCCGCTGA
- a CDS encoding cytochrome P450 yields the protein MAVAAPEITLDASDPRFYSEQNRPAYLRIHATDPVYWVEAEHTQPFWNICRHDLIREVGQDGELFTTEFGVHLNAAAFEVRHAAGMIAQLPVALRPANCLDSASHRRVRGPVNQHFRPAAAELLEPAVRTEVGRILDAVASDAEVDFVRVFATRVPLLVTTRLLGVGTDREHDFEHWANTVLESFEPGATPDFAALGEMVAFFAAEVGARHTAPREDLMTRLIHTDLSDDEVVMWCWLLLVAGLETTGNLIAAGLDLLLRHPEAMDALLEQPMLIRPAVAEMLRVITPGRYIRRTATADTEIGGHPIRAGDALVMNFTVANFDPAMFDDPLCFDITRRPSEALAFSWGPHKCIGAAVALVETRIAFEEMLFRFPGITARGPAVIRPSLATVVVESMPVSFGEV from the coding sequence ATGGCGGTAGCCGCGCCCGAGATCACGCTGGATGCCAGCGACCCGCGCTTCTACAGCGAGCAGAACCGACCCGCCTATCTGCGCATCCATGCCACCGACCCGGTCTACTGGGTCGAGGCCGAACACACCCAGCCGTTCTGGAACATCTGCCGGCACGACCTGATCCGCGAGGTCGGGCAGGACGGTGAACTGTTCACCACCGAGTTCGGCGTGCACCTCAACGCCGCGGCGTTCGAGGTGCGCCACGCAGCGGGGATGATCGCGCAGCTACCGGTGGCGCTGCGCCCGGCGAACTGCCTGGACTCGGCGAGCCACCGCCGGGTGCGCGGTCCGGTCAACCAGCACTTCCGGCCGGCCGCCGCGGAGCTGTTGGAACCCGCGGTGCGGACCGAGGTCGGACGGATCCTGGACGCCGTCGCGTCCGATGCCGAGGTCGACTTCGTGCGGGTGTTCGCCACCCGGGTGCCGCTGTTGGTGACGACCCGTCTCCTCGGGGTCGGCACCGACCGGGAACATGACTTCGAGCACTGGGCGAACACCGTGCTGGAGTCCTTCGAGCCCGGCGCCACCCCGGACTTCGCCGCGCTGGGCGAGATGGTGGCGTTCTTCGCCGCCGAGGTGGGCGCTCGGCACACCGCCCCGCGCGAGGATCTGATGACCCGTCTGATCCACACCGACCTGTCGGACGACGAGGTCGTGATGTGGTGCTGGCTGCTGCTGGTGGCCGGGTTGGAGACCACCGGCAACCTGATCGCCGCCGGCCTGGATCTGTTACTGCGTCACCCCGAGGCCATGGATGCCCTGCTCGAGCAGCCGATGTTGATCCGCCCGGCAGTCGCGGAGATGCTGCGGGTCATCACTCCCGGCCGCTACATCCGCCGCACCGCCACCGCGGACACCGAGATCGGCGGACACCCAATCAGGGCGGGCGACGCGTTGGTCATGAACTTCACCGTGGCGAACTTCGACCCGGCGATGTTCGACGACCCGTTGTGCTTCGACATCACCCGCCGGCCCAGCGAGGCACTGGCCTTCTCCTGGGGTCCCCACAAGTGCATCGGCGCCGCGGTGGCCCTGGTCGAGACCCGGATTGCCTTCGAGGAAATGCTTTTCCGCTTTCCCGGGATCACCGCCCGTGGTCCCGCCGTGATCCGGCCCAGCCTGGCCACTGTGGTCGTCGAGTCGATGCCGGTGTCCTTCGGTGAGGTCTGA
- a CDS encoding cytochrome P450: MPAYRTVDDINLGDVEFWKRPIPEIDRAFAALRAETRRGGGMCFHEEITLMGGNSPGPGYWSAVTHDDVRAVNREQQIFSSAGGVISNDPAPEYLAVGSIIVTDNPRHHELRSLVSKAFTPRALARTENSIRERARRLIGAARQTGGSCDFVESFAAPLPLQVICDMLGIPEEDEPKAFHWTNVLLGIGDPEMGADVNAVTTAATQFMEYAIGLGIARAEHPEDDLSSALMQAEVEGERLTPFDFGAFVVLLAIAGNETTRHAMSWGMHQLTEHPDQRALLAANYEAMAPRAVEEIVRWATPVVYMRRTALADTVVGDTKISAGEKVVMWYWSANRDEAVFEDAARFDIERKNVAEMVGFGGGGTHFCLGASLARRELTVMFDEILKGLPDLQISGPPTRLQGNFVNGIKSMPCEFSVR; this comes from the coding sequence ATGCCCGCATATCGAACCGTCGATGACATCAACCTCGGCGACGTGGAGTTCTGGAAGCGGCCGATCCCCGAGATTGACCGCGCGTTCGCCGCGTTGCGGGCGGAGACCCGCCGGGGAGGCGGCATGTGCTTCCACGAGGAGATCACGCTCATGGGCGGGAACTCCCCGGGCCCGGGCTACTGGTCGGCGGTGACTCACGACGACGTGCGGGCCGTCAACCGCGAGCAGCAGATCTTCTCCTCCGCCGGCGGAGTCATCTCCAACGACCCGGCGCCGGAGTACCTCGCGGTCGGATCGATCATCGTCACGGACAACCCGAGGCACCACGAACTGCGCAGCCTGGTGTCGAAGGCGTTCACGCCTCGGGCGCTCGCCCGGACGGAGAACTCGATCCGAGAGCGGGCGCGGCGTCTGATCGGCGCGGCCCGCCAGACCGGCGGCTCGTGCGACTTCGTGGAGTCCTTCGCCGCGCCCCTGCCGCTGCAGGTCATCTGCGACATGCTCGGCATCCCGGAGGAGGACGAGCCCAAGGCCTTCCACTGGACCAACGTGCTGCTCGGCATCGGGGACCCGGAGATGGGCGCCGACGTCAATGCCGTCACGACCGCCGCCACGCAGTTCATGGAGTACGCCATCGGGCTCGGCATCGCGCGGGCGGAGCATCCGGAGGACGACCTCAGCTCCGCGTTGATGCAGGCAGAGGTCGAGGGTGAGCGCCTGACCCCGTTCGACTTCGGCGCCTTCGTCGTCCTGTTGGCGATCGCCGGCAACGAGACCACCCGGCACGCCATGTCCTGGGGCATGCACCAGTTGACCGAGCACCCCGATCAACGCGCTCTGCTCGCGGCGAACTACGAGGCGATGGCACCGCGGGCCGTCGAGGAGATCGTCCGGTGGGCCACGCCGGTCGTGTACATGCGTCGCACCGCGCTGGCCGACACCGTCGTGGGCGACACCAAGATCTCGGCGGGGGAGAAGGTCGTCATGTGGTACTGGTCGGCCAACCGCGACGAAGCGGTCTTCGAGGATGCGGCCCGGTTCGACATCGAGCGCAAGAACGTCGCGGAGATGGTCGGCTTCGGCGGCGGCGGCACGCACTTCTGCCTGGGCGCGAGCCTGGCGCGGCGCGAACTGACCGTCATGTTCGACGAGATCCTCAAGGGTCTGCCGGACCTCCAGATCAGCGGTCCACCCACCCGCTTGCAGGGAAACTTCGTCAACGGCATCAAGTCGATGCCGTGCGAGTTCTCGGTTCGCTGA
- a CDS encoding MaoC family dehydratase N-terminal domain-containing protein has translation MAISPDAIGMSLPPVGMDIERGRLAAFARATGQRDPVYSDVDAAKNAGHPDVPVPPTFLFAIELEQRDPFAWAGRIGIDLKYVLHGEQRFDYHRVAHAGERLTATATITDVYSKRGGALDFVVKKTAVTDEAGAAVADLTSVIVVRNPEVGS, from the coding sequence ATGGCGATCAGCCCGGACGCGATCGGCATGAGCCTGCCGCCGGTCGGCATGGACATCGAGCGAGGCCGGCTGGCCGCCTTCGCCCGCGCCACCGGTCAACGGGACCCGGTGTATTCCGACGTGGACGCGGCGAAGAACGCCGGGCACCCGGATGTGCCCGTGCCGCCGACCTTCCTGTTCGCGATCGAGCTCGAGCAGCGCGACCCGTTCGCCTGGGCCGGCCGGATCGGTATCGACCTCAAGTACGTGTTGCACGGCGAGCAGCGGTTCGACTACCACCGCGTCGCCCACGCCGGTGAGCGGCTGACCGCGACCGCCACGATCACCGACGTCTACAGCAAACGCGGCGGCGCCTTGGATTTCGTGGTCAAGAAGACGGCGGTCACCGACGAGGCGGGCGCGGCGGTCGCCGACCTGACCTCGGTCATCGTGGTCCGCAACCCGGAGGTGGGTTCGTGA
- a CDS encoding TetR/AcrR family transcriptional regulator translates to MSPARATAPAPGTRPPNRRELVRAAAADLFARDGFANVAMAEVAAAVNVGPSALYRHWSGKDDLLFDILSTALDSLVADLPAAGAADLPDIARQLATRALDHRSIGVLLQRESRHLGLDATAQIRAKRRRLTGWLTAELSAARPELSTAQVELLGLCAIDAVSSVSFHRLELPRPAYLDLLAELGTRVLALPPGAGDPRDARPRRASDVARADEILDCAVRLFAERGYAEVSTDDIGGAAGIAGPTIYHYFPSKQAVLVAAMRRCTAQLQEAMRLAQEHGTDSTDALRRLTDAYVDLALDHPDLITVLITETVHLHDELGSRTVREVQRAYIADWVALAAAHRPSEDPTVTRIKVQAAQMLANDVSRTPRLRRIPGFRSTVRNAAWALQQ, encoded by the coding sequence GTGAGTCCAGCCCGTGCCACGGCCCCGGCGCCGGGCACCCGTCCACCCAACCGCCGCGAACTGGTGCGCGCTGCCGCCGCCGACCTGTTCGCCCGGGACGGGTTCGCCAACGTCGCGATGGCCGAGGTGGCAGCGGCAGTCAACGTCGGTCCGTCCGCGCTCTACCGACACTGGTCGGGCAAGGACGACCTGCTGTTCGACATCCTGAGCACCGCGTTGGACTCGTTGGTCGCCGACCTGCCTGCCGCCGGGGCCGCGGACCTGCCTGACATCGCGCGTCAACTGGCGACCCGAGCTCTGGACCACCGGAGCATCGGCGTCCTGTTGCAGCGCGAGTCCCGACACCTCGGTCTCGACGCAACGGCCCAGATCCGGGCCAAGCGCAGGCGGCTCACCGGCTGGCTCACCGCCGAACTGTCGGCAGCGCGTCCGGAATTGTCCACCGCACAAGTCGAACTGCTCGGCCTGTGCGCGATCGACGCCGTCTCCAGCGTCTCCTTCCACCGACTCGAACTGCCCCGCCCGGCCTACCTTGACCTGCTCGCCGAGTTGGGCACCCGCGTCCTGGCGCTGCCCCCGGGCGCCGGTGATCCGCGCGATGCCCGCCCGCGCCGGGCATCGGACGTCGCCCGGGCCGACGAGATCCTGGACTGCGCCGTCCGGCTGTTCGCCGAACGTGGGTACGCCGAGGTCTCCACCGACGACATCGGCGGCGCCGCCGGAATCGCCGGGCCCACCATCTACCACTACTTCCCGAGCAAGCAGGCCGTCCTCGTCGCGGCCATGCGGCGCTGCACCGCACAGCTCCAGGAAGCGATGCGCCTGGCGCAGGAGCACGGCACGGACTCCACGGACGCCCTGCGGCGGCTCACCGACGCCTACGTCGATCTCGCGCTCGACCACCCCGACCTGATCACCGTCCTGATCACCGAGACCGTGCACCTGCACGACGAACTCGGCAGCCGTACCGTCCGCGAGGTACAGCGCGCGTACATTGCGGACTGGGTCGCGCTGGCGGCGGCCCACCGCCCGAGCGAGGACCCGACGGTCACCCGCATCAAGGTCCAGGCCGCGCAGATGCTCGCCAACGACGTGTCGCGCACGCCACGCCTGAGACGGATCCCCGGTTTCCGTTCCACAGTCCGCAACGCGGCCTGGGCCCTGCAGCAATAG
- a CDS encoding FAD-dependent oxidoreductase yields MTETGTFVIVGASLAGAKAAEALRAEGFSGEVVLIGAESRRPYERPPLSKGYLQGTEDEEKLYVHEAGWYAKHDVDLRLGTAVSAIHREARQVELADGSRQRYDKLLLATGSVVRRIPNTDHDGVFYLRLLEDADRLREAFTRHGRVVVVGGGWIGLEGAAAARHHGCEVTLLEPEPAPLNRVLGPQLGGMFADLHREHGVDLRLGVGLAEIRPGPVVVTSTGDVIEADAVLVGVGIRPATELAEAAGLEVDNGIRVTAQLQTTRDADIYAAGDCMNADHPLYGRPIRVEHWANALNGGPAAARSMLGNPAPYDRVPYFYSDQYDLGLEFSGWFEPGGYAEVVYRGDRAAREFIAFWLDAAGRVLAGMNVNVWDVTDPIQQLVRSRAPVDRQRLIDPEIPLTDLTAPQN; encoded by the coding sequence ATGACTGAGACGGGAACGTTCGTGATCGTCGGTGCCTCACTTGCCGGGGCGAAGGCCGCGGAGGCGCTGCGCGCGGAGGGTTTCAGCGGCGAGGTTGTGCTGATCGGCGCGGAGAGCCGTCGCCCGTACGAGCGTCCGCCGCTGTCGAAGGGTTACCTGCAGGGCACGGAGGACGAGGAGAAGCTCTACGTCCACGAGGCCGGCTGGTACGCCAAGCACGACGTGGACCTGCGGCTGGGCACGGCGGTGAGTGCGATCCACCGGGAGGCCCGTCAGGTCGAGCTCGCCGACGGCTCCCGACAGCGCTACGACAAGCTGCTGCTGGCGACGGGTTCGGTGGTGCGCCGCATCCCGAACACCGACCACGACGGGGTTTTCTACCTGCGGCTGCTCGAGGACGCGGACCGGTTGCGCGAGGCATTCACCCGGCACGGCCGCGTTGTCGTGGTCGGCGGCGGTTGGATCGGCCTGGAGGGCGCAGCAGCGGCTCGCCACCACGGGTGCGAGGTCACCTTGCTCGAACCGGAGCCGGCCCCGCTCAACCGGGTCCTCGGGCCGCAGCTCGGTGGGATGTTCGCAGACCTGCACCGCGAGCACGGCGTCGACCTGCGGCTCGGGGTCGGTCTGGCCGAGATCCGGCCCGGGCCGGTCGTGGTCACCAGCACCGGGGATGTGATCGAGGCCGACGCGGTGCTCGTCGGGGTCGGCATCAGACCGGCGACCGAACTGGCCGAGGCCGCCGGGCTGGAGGTCGACAACGGCATTCGGGTCACCGCGCAGCTGCAGACCACCCGCGATGCGGACATCTACGCCGCAGGTGACTGCATGAACGCTGATCATCCGCTCTACGGCCGGCCGATCCGGGTGGAGCACTGGGCCAACGCCTTGAACGGCGGCCCGGCGGCGGCCCGGTCGATGCTCGGCAACCCCGCACCGTACGACCGGGTGCCGTACTTCTACTCCGATCAGTACGACTTGGGGCTGGAGTTCTCCGGCTGGTTCGAACCCGGTGGGTACGCCGAGGTCGTCTATCGGGGCGACCGCGCCGCGCGGGAGTTCATCGCGTTCTGGCTGGATGCAGCCGGCCGAGTGCTGGCCGGCATGAACGTCAACGTCTGGGACGTCACCGACCCGATCCAGCAACTGGTTCGCTCCCGGGCACCGGTCGACCGGCAACGGCTGATCGACCCGGAGATACCGCTCACTGATCTGACGGCGCCTCAGAATTGA
- a CDS encoding lipid-transfer protein, whose protein sequence is MTHHARIAGVGMVPFATPSRAQSYDVMAAGALRAALADAGVSYDVIQQAYVGYVYGDSTCGQNALYGVGLTGIPVVNVNNNCSTGSSALWLARQAVESGAAECVLALGFEQMQRGALGSNWNDRPSPFERFDEVLSKLQGESDAPMAPRYFGGAGAEYAERYGMNTDVFARIAVKARTHAANNPYSVFRDPISLEDVLGSPKIYDFLTRLQCCPPTCGAAAAVLCTPEFAARHGLRADVAIAAQAMTTDRPSSFETDLMKLVGFDMAQAAADKVYEAAGVDPSDIKVVELHDCFTTNELLTYEALRLTPEGTAEKFVMDGDNTYGGRVVTNPSGGLLSKGHPLGATGLAQCAELVWQLRGEAGPRQVDDVNVALQHNLGLGGAAVVTLYEKVA, encoded by the coding sequence ATGACGCACCACGCACGCATTGCCGGAGTGGGGATGGTTCCGTTCGCGACCCCGAGCCGGGCGCAGAGCTACGACGTCATGGCCGCTGGTGCCCTACGGGCGGCCTTGGCTGACGCCGGGGTGTCCTACGACGTGATCCAGCAGGCCTACGTCGGCTACGTGTACGGCGACTCGACTTGCGGGCAGAACGCGCTCTACGGGGTGGGCCTGACCGGCATCCCGGTGGTCAACGTCAACAACAACTGCTCCACCGGCTCCTCGGCGTTGTGGCTGGCGCGGCAGGCGGTCGAGTCCGGAGCCGCGGAATGTGTGCTGGCGTTGGGTTTCGAGCAGATGCAGCGTGGGGCGTTGGGTTCGAACTGGAACGACCGGCCCTCGCCGTTCGAGCGGTTCGACGAGGTGCTCAGCAAGCTCCAGGGCGAGAGCGACGCCCCGATGGCGCCGCGGTACTTCGGCGGCGCGGGAGCGGAGTACGCGGAGCGGTACGGCATGAACACCGATGTGTTCGCCCGGATCGCGGTCAAGGCGCGTACGCATGCGGCGAACAACCCGTACTCCGTCTTCCGCGACCCGATCAGCCTCGAGGACGTGCTGGGTTCACCGAAGATCTACGACTTCCTGACCCGGCTGCAGTGCTGCCCGCCGACCTGCGGCGCGGCCGCGGCGGTGCTGTGCACCCCGGAGTTCGCGGCCCGGCACGGGCTGCGGGCGGACGTGGCTATCGCGGCGCAGGCGATGACCACCGACCGACCGTCCTCCTTCGAGACCGACCTGATGAAGCTGGTCGGATTCGACATGGCACAGGCGGCCGCGGACAAGGTCTACGAGGCGGCCGGCGTCGACCCGTCGGACATCAAGGTCGTCGAGCTGCACGACTGCTTCACCACCAACGAACTGCTCACCTACGAGGCGTTGCGGCTGACGCCGGAGGGCACGGCGGAGAAGTTCGTGATGGACGGCGACAACACCTACGGCGGACGCGTCGTCACCAACCCGTCGGGCGGCCTGTTGTCCAAGGGTCACCCGCTGGGCGCCACCGGACTGGCCCAGTGCGCCGAACTGGTCTGGCAGCTGCGGGGCGAGGCCGGCCCGCGCCAGGTCGACGATGTCAACGTCGCACTGCAGCACAACCTGGGCCTTGGCGGGGCCGCGGTCGTCACGCTGTACGAAAAGGTGGCCTGA
- a CDS encoding cupredoxin domain-containing protein — MGSRSTVVTLRASALAAGCLLGLSAFPAFADSQSGATCSPNGTALSVIALDGKFDKKCLAAPAGQAFTIDFKNLDRGLPHNVAIYRDPTAQKVLFQGDLVDGPGVTTYSVPALPAGRWFFRCDPHPDMNGTFVVGKP, encoded by the coding sequence ATGGGTAGCCGCAGCACTGTCGTCACCCTGCGGGCATCGGCGCTCGCCGCCGGATGCCTGCTTGGGCTGAGCGCCTTTCCAGCGTTCGCCGACTCGCAATCCGGGGCAACCTGCAGCCCGAACGGCACCGCCTTGTCGGTCATCGCCCTCGACGGCAAGTTCGACAAGAAGTGCCTGGCCGCCCCGGCCGGCCAGGCCTTCACCATCGACTTCAAGAACCTCGACCGCGGCCTGCCCCACAACGTGGCGATCTACCGCGACCCGACGGCCCAGAAAGTGTTGTTCCAGGGCGATCTCGTTGATGGACCAGGCGTCACCACATACTCCGTTCCTGCCCTGCCGGCGGGACGGTGGTTCTTCCGCTGCGACCCGCACCCCGACATGAACGGGACCTTCGTGGTGGGCAAGCCGTAG
- a CDS encoding TetR/AcrR family transcriptional regulator gives MPILPEASRSPSVRVQRRQQRTRAQLTRAAATIIAEKGVEGLRLREVTDAADVGFGSFYNYFESKEGLVEAVVLDLMSALAGTLIAHVSQFDDPAEAAGAAHRWFVRNATEDPETARLMVNLDQADVQFQERILPFGQRLLESGVAAGRFGPMPSAVTTLSYVVGATIAVTRAVLDGRLGPQAESETAEVLLRALGVDATQAREIAYRDLPSVTLSGGSDK, from the coding sequence GTGCCGATCCTGCCCGAGGCCTCTCGCAGCCCGTCCGTGCGCGTCCAGCGCCGTCAGCAACGCACCCGCGCGCAGCTGACCCGCGCCGCCGCGACGATCATCGCGGAGAAGGGCGTCGAGGGACTGCGGCTGCGCGAGGTCACCGACGCCGCGGATGTCGGCTTCGGCTCGTTCTACAACTACTTCGAGTCCAAGGAGGGCCTGGTCGAGGCGGTGGTGCTCGACCTGATGTCCGCCTTGGCCGGCACGCTGATCGCGCACGTCTCGCAGTTCGACGATCCGGCCGAGGCGGCCGGCGCGGCGCACCGCTGGTTCGTGCGCAACGCCACCGAGGACCCGGAGACGGCGCGGCTGATGGTCAACCTGGACCAGGCCGATGTGCAGTTCCAGGAACGGATCCTGCCGTTCGGGCAGCGGCTGCTGGAATCCGGCGTGGCGGCGGGCCGGTTCGGCCCGATGCCCTCGGCGGTCACGACGCTGAGCTACGTGGTCGGCGCCACGATCGCGGTCACCCGCGCGGTGCTCGACGGGCGGCTGGGCCCGCAGGCGGAGTCGGAGACTGCGGAGGTGTTGCTGCGCGCGCTGGGCGTGGACGCCACGCAGGCACGCGAGATCGCGTACCGCGATCTGCCCAGCGTGACCCTGTCGGGCGGCAGCGACAAGTGA